AACGCGCCCACGGGGGCGCTGGACGATGACGCAGGCATCGGGTTTATGGGTGCACATCCGGATTGCCTCATCAAGGAGCGGTTTGTAGGGGATGATCCGTTTTACCTCGATCCCGCAGGATGTTGAGATTATGATCTTTGGACGTGCATCTTCGATACGGGTGGCGAGCTCCCGCGATGCAAATCCCCCAAAGACGACCGAATGGATTGCACCGAGCCGGGCGCAGGCGAGCATCGCGATCACGGCCTCCGGGACCATGGGCATATATATGATGACCCGGTCGCCTTTCCGTAACCCGAGCCGCACGAGCCCCCCGGCACAACGGGCGACAAGGTCCCGGAGCTCGCGGTAGCTGTATTTTTTAACCGTTTTTGTCACCGGGCTGTCGTAGATAAGTGCGAGCTGGTCCGCCCGCCCGTTTTCGACATGGCGGTCAAGGGCGTTATAACAGGTGTTGACCACCCCGCCTTCAAACCACCGGTAGAATGGCGGGTTATCCGCGTTGAGCACCCGGTCCCATTTTCTTTCCCACCGGACTGCCTGTGCAGCTTCTCCCCAGAATTGTTCCGGCTCTTCGATCGATTGCCGGTAGACTTCATTATACCCTTTACCCATGGAACATGCTCTCCTCAACGCCTTCTTTTAACGAAGGATCGCAGGGCTCATAGATTTTTCTTTGTGTATCCGATACAGTGGGGGGAATCGCCCACCATCCGAAGGCAACGGCCCGGGGAATGCCCGGCACAGAGGCGGCGGAATACGAAAGCGGCATCAAACCGGTCAAAATACCACGGAAAACAAGGGTTTCTATATATACCTCAACAGTGCAATTTCCCATAACCGTATTCAGAAGGTCCAAAGCGTCAGGTCCGGTTTTTTTCACGGACATCTATACGCCGGAATCTCGTGCGGATGAGGGGGAAAATGCCAGGTATAAACAAGGAAACGGGATGTATCGAATCGGCAGTGATTGAAAATGCGCTTGTCATGATCATTGTCCTTCAACGGCACGGGGTTGTTACCGCATGGAACCATGCTGCCGAAAAGATTACCGGGTACACTTCCGATGAAGTGATCGGAAGTTCCGACGTATGGAAACTCCTCTACCCTGATACAAAATACCGCGGCGAGGTCACTAAAAAAATCACAAGCAATCTTGCAGCCCGCAATTATTTTGAAGACCTTGAAACGACGATACGCACAAAATCCGGTGAGAAGCGCATCATAAGGTGGAACACCAATGAGGTAACTGGAAAAGATGGTAAATACCAGATCGTCACCATCGGCCTTGACATCACCCGGACCAGGGAACTGGATGAATTCCGGGAGAGCATAATTGAAAATGCCAACGTCCTGATATCGGTCCTTGACCGGAAAGGCAATGTACTTGTCTGGAACCAGGCGGCAGAGAAAATTACGGGATATTCGCGGGACGAAGTGATCGGGAAGCGGGACATTTGGAAACAGCTGTATCCCGATCCTGATTACCGGCGCACAATCACGACATGGATCAGCAGTATTATCAAAGAACGCAGGGTTTTTGAAAATCTTGATACGACCATCACCACAAAAGCGGGCGAGAAGCGCATTATAAGGTGGAACACACGGGAGATAAATGCAGGTGCACAGGCCCGTGAGATCACGATAGGGCGGGACATCACCAGGCAGCGGGACCTTGACGCGTTCCAGGAGAGCGTGATCGAAAATGCAAACATCCTGATCACGGTTCTGGATGCACAGGGAAATGTCCTTGTCTGGAACAAGGCTGCGGAAGCAATTACCGGGTATACCAAAGGGGAAGTCATTAAAAAACGGGACATCTGGAAGCA
Above is a genomic segment from Methanoregula sp. containing:
- a CDS encoding PAS domain S-box protein, whose protein sequence is MPGINKETGCIESAVIENALVMIIVLQRHGVVTAWNHAAEKITGYTSDEVIGSSDVWKLLYPDTKYRGEVTKKITSNLAARNYFEDLETTIRTKSGEKRIIRWNTNEVTGKDGKYQIVTIGLDITRTRELDEFRESIIENANVLISVLDRKGNVLVWNQAAEKITGYSRDEVIGKRDIWKQLYPDPDYRRTITTWISSIIKERRVFENLDTTITTKAGEKRIIRWNTREINAGAQAREITIGRDITRQRDLDAFQESVIENANILITVLDAQGNVLVWNKAAEAITGYTKGEVIKKRDIWKQLYPDPEYRQGITRRITKIIKEDRYFENFETKIVNKKGMERILAWNTREIDGGTQKREIAIARDITEQRKAEQALVAYIGEMAMRLKQPVEIVRENLEDTVKMIRGGKLSEEEICIILETQIRNSSQILTNIVDFQQAIAEKDEQIPEAYRKFLEE